CGTCCAAGGGCACGATGACCGTCGTCGTCGATGGCTACGCGGGGAGCAAGAAGGTCGTCATCAACGTTGGACCCGTCATCTCCGACACGTCTCTGCGTGACTACCTCACGAGCATCAACCTGAACGACTACAAGGACACCACGCAGTGGAGCCAGGTCTCCCAGGCAATCAACGACACCGCCCAGAAGGACGTGATCGACAAGGCCGACATCGGGAGCCTGAAGGGCAAGAAGATCAGCTTCACCGGAGCGTTCACCGCCAAGACCGGAATGACCATGGCCAGCATCACCCCGGTCGAGTTGAGCGCCGAGTAGGACGTCCTCGACATTAGGAAGGAGATGCATGCACATGGCAGGATACAGCTGTCCCGATAACGTCTTCCTGCATGCCGAGAAGATCTCGAAGATCTACCCGGGCACCAAGGCCCTGGACGAGGTTTCCTTCGATCTTCTGAAGGGCAAGGTCAACGTCCTCATCGGTGAGAACGGCGCGGGTAAGTCCACGCTCATGAAGATGATCGCCGGCATTGAGCAGCCGTCCTCCGGAACGATGTACATCGGTGACCAGGAGGTCCACTTCAAGGACACCACGGAGGCGAGGAAGCACGGAATCGGCATCATTCACCAGGAGCTGAGCCTGTTCCCCAACCTCAACATCTACCAGAACATCTTCATGAACAAGGAGCTGAAGAAGGGTGCGTCGCTTGACAATGCGAAGCACGTCGAGCGGGCCAACAAGGTCCTCGCGAAGCTCGAGCACCCGATGGACCCCAACACCATCGTCGGCACCCTTCGAGTTGGTCAGCAGCAGATGGTCGAGATCGCGCGCAATCTCGTCGACGACGACCTCAAGGTACTCATAATGGACGAGCCCACCTCGTCGCTCTCCCAGCAGGAGGTCCAGGTCCTCTTCAAGATCATGCGCGAGCTCACGAGCGAGGGTCTCTCGATCGTCTACATCTCTCACCGTCTCGAGGAGATCATGGAAATCGGCGACCACGTCACCATCCTGCGCGACGGCAAATACGTGGACGACGCGGACGTCAAGGACATCAGCGTGTCTTGGATCGTCTCCAAGATGACGGGAGGCGAGAAGAACTATCCCAAGCGCGACCGCACCGTCGACTGGGCCAGGCAGCCCAAGGTGCTCGAAGTCAAGGATCTGTGCCTGCCGAAGCCTGGCGGAGGCTATCTCGTCGACCACGTGAGCTTCGACCTCAAGAAGGGCGAGGTCCTTGGCATCTACGGTCTTCTCGGCGCCGGACGCTCCGAGATCTTCGAGTGCATCATGGGCCTGCATCCCGAGCACACGGGCGAGGTGGACATCGAGGGGAAGCCGGTGCAGATCAAGAGCGTCTCCCAGATGATTGACATGGGGGTTTCGCTCATTCCCGAGGACCGTCAGGGCAGCGGTCTCGTCCAGACGCTCGACATCGAGAAGAACGCCTCCCTCGCCGCGCTGAAGCGCTACAAGAGGGGGCCGTTCATCGATTCGGCGCTCGAGGACAAGAAGGTAGACGAGGAGATCGAGGACATCCACATCAAGGTCGCGGACAAGCACCTGCCGATTCTCTCGCTCTCCGGCGGAAACCAGCAGAAGGTCGTCATCGCAAAGGGCCTGCTCACCGAGCCGAAGATCTTTTTGATGGACGAGCCGAGCAGGGGCATCGACGTCGGCGCGAAGACGGAGGTCTTCGAGATCATCAACAAGTACGCCCAGCAAGGTCTGTCCATCATCGTCATTTCCTCGGAGCTCGAGGAGATCATGGCGATCTCCGACCGGATCATCGTCCTGTCGAACGGCAAGAAGACGGGCGAGTTCGTCGGGGATGACATCACAAAGGACGCGCTCGTGATGGCTTCGTACAAAGGCCATCACACGGAAACGAAACAGCAGGAGGGTAAGTAACCATGGCAGCGGATACTAAGAAGGGCTCGGGCGGCAACAACCAGCTGTTGATGACGCTGCTCAAGGGTCGTACGCTCATCGTTCTCGCAATTCTCTTCGTGTTCTTCAGCTTCGCGGCACCGAACTTCTTTAACGTGGACTCGCTCCTCTCCGTCGCGAAGCACGTGGCTTTGTATGGCATCCTCGCCATCGGCATGACCTACGTCATCATCACGGGCGGCATCGACCTCTCCGTTGGCGCCGTCGTCGGATTCTGCGGCATGCTCGCGGGCGGCTTTTTGCAGGAGGGCCTGACGCTGCCCATGTTCGGCGTCACGATCTACATGTCCGTCCCCGTCGTCGTGCTCGTTACGCTTGCCATTGGCGTGCTTTTGGGAGTCGTGAACGGCCTTATCATCACGAAGCTCGGTGTGACGCCCTTCATTGCGACTCTGGGCACCATGTACGTGTGGCGCGGATTCGCGAACATCCGCTCCAATGGCGCGACCTTCAACGACATCGCGGGCAAGGCGGGCCTTGGCAACATGGGCTTCTCGTTCTTCAGCTCCAGCATCTTCGGAATCGTACCCATGGGCGTCGTGATCCTCGTGATCTTTGCGGTCATCGCGGGCCTCGTCCTGAACAAGACGGCGTTCGGCTGGCATGTGCTTGCCATCGGCGGCAACACCAACGCGGCGAGGCTGTCGGGCATCAAGGTCGACAAGAGCCTCATCATCGTGTACGCGATTTCTGGCCTGTGCTCGGCCATGGTCGGCATCATCACCACCTCTCAGCTGATGGCCGCGCACCCCGCGACTGGCAACTCCTGGGAGATGAACGCCATTGCGGCATCCGTCCTGGGCGGCACCTCGATGGCAGGCGGCGTCGGAACCATCATCGGAACCATCGAGGGTGCCTTCGTCATCGGCGTGATTAACGACGGCATGACCATGATGGGCGTCACGGAGTTCTGGCAGCAGGTCATCCGCGGTCTCGTCATCATCGTCGCCGTCGTGATCGACCAGGTGCAGCGCAACATCCAGGCGCGTATGGCGCTTCAGGCGAGAAACGAGTCCAAGAACGAGGAGAAGGCCGCGGCAACGGCATAGCGACTCGCCCTTGCAAGGGGACTTGACAGCAGTTCGTAGTGAGTGGGGGCGCCGCCATCCGCCGCATGGCGGGGCGACGCCCCCAAGTCGAAGGGACACGCCATGAAGAAGAGTGGCATCATCAACGCGCAGCTTGCGGGCCTCCTTGCGGGGCTGGGGCACAAGGACACCTACATGATCGCGGACGCGGGCATGCCCATACCGAGGGGCGTGGAGATCGTGGACTTGGCCGTCGTGGGTGGAGTTCCGACGTTTAGGCAGGTCATGGACGCGATTGCGGACGAATGCGTCTTCGAGCACTATACGCTTGCGGAGGAGATCAAGGAGGCGAACCCCGAGCTCCATGCGTACGTGCAGGAGAAGCTCGAGGGGGTCGAGCATGACTACGTGCCACACGTCGAGCTGAAGCGCATGGAGGCCAGCTGCAAGTTCGTAATCAGGACGGGCGAGTTTTCGCCGTACCCCAACGTTCTGCTGACCGCTGCGTGCGCGTTCTAGGGGTGGACATGTCGAAGTACGTATTGGGCATCGACCAGAGCACGCAGGGGACCAAAGCCATCCTCTTCGACGAAAAGGGGGCTCTTCTCGCCCGGGCGGACCGTCCCCACAGGCAGATCGTGAACGATCTCGGATGGGTCGAGCACGACCCGGAGGAAATCTATGGCAACGTGGTCGCGACCGTGGCGGACGTGGTCGCGAAGGCAGGCGTCGACAAGGGCGACATCGCGTGCGTGGGCATCTCGAACCAGCGCGAGACGTCGCTTGCGTGGGGCGCGGACGGCACGCCGTGCCACAACGCCATCGTGTGGCAGGACGCGCGCGCGAAGGATGTGTGCGAGCGCGTTGCGGCCGCGGGCATGGCAGACGCGGTGAGGGAGAGGTCGGGAACCAGGCTGTCCCCGTACTTTCCCGCGGCGAAGCTCGCGTGGATCTGCGAGAACGTGGACGGCGTCGCCTCGGGTCTGCGTCGTGGCGGCCTGCGCCTGGGCACGGTTGACGCGTACCTGGTGTATAGGCTGACGCATGGGAAGTCGTACAAGACGGACTACTCGAACGCGTCGAGGACGGAGCTCTTCGACATACACACGCTCACGTGGGACGAGGAACTGTGCGACGCGTTCGGCATCCCGGTTGCGGCGCTTCCCGAGGTGTGCGACTCCGACGCGCTCTTCGGCGTGACCGACTTCGAGGGCTACCTGGACGCGCCCATCCCCATACACGCGGTGATGGGCGACTCCCACGGTGCACTGTTTGGGCAGGGTTGCCTGCGGCCTGGCATGGTGAAGGCGACGTATGGCACCGGCTCCTCTGTCATGATGAACGTGGGGGAGAGCCCCGTGACGTCGGATAGCGGCCTCGTCTCCTCCCTCGCGTGGAAGCTGGGCGGCAAGGTGAGCTACGTCCTGGAGGGCAACATCAACTACACGGGTGCCGTCGTGACGTGGCTGAAGGACGACGTGGGGCTCGTGAAGTCCGTGGGTGAGACCGAGGAGCTCGCGCGCGCCGCGAGCGAGAGCGACCAGAGCTACCTGGTGCCGGCGTTCTCCGGCCTGGGCGCGCCGTACTGGGACTCCGCCGCCGTGGGCGTGCTGTATGGGATGACGAGGACGACGCACAGGGCAGAGATCGTGCGCGCGGCGCTGGACAGCATAGGCTACCAGATAACGGACGTGCTGAGGGCGATGGAGAGGGACTCCGACGTCTCGCTCGGCGAGCTGCGCGTGGACGGCGGCCCCACGCACAACGGATACCTCATGCAGTTCCAGAGCGACATCGCCCGCGTGCCGGTGGCGGTCTCCCCGACGGAGGAACTCTCCGGCATGGGCACCGCGTACGCCGCGGGGTGCGGCATGGGGATCTACGACGCGGACCAGCTGTTCGACGGCGTGGAACGCCGGGTCTTTAGGCCCGAGCGCGACGAGGCGTGGTCGCGTCGGAAGTATGATGGCTGGAGACGCGCCGTGTCCAAGGCGCTCTCTGAGACGAAGGAACGCTCATGAGGATTCTCGACTTCGGATCTTTGAACATCGACTACGTGTACCAGGTCGACCACATGGTCAGGCCTGGCGAGACCCTCGCCGCGGGGCGGCGCGACGTGTACCCCGGCGGCAAGGGGCTGAACCAGGCCGTCGCGTGCGCGCGGGCCGGCGCCAAGGTGTGGCAGGCGGGCCTCGTGGGCCCCGAGGGCGGCCTGCTTCTGGACGTGTGCCGAGAGGCCGGCGTGAACACGGATTTCGTGCGGACCGTCGACGTCGCGAGTGGCCACACCGTCATCCAGGTGGATAGGGGAGGCCAGAACTGCATCCTGTTGTACGGGGGTGCAAACCAGCGCATCGACGAGGCGTATGCGGACGAGGTCCTCTCGCACTTCTCGGCGGGCGACTATGTGATCCTGCAGAACGAGATTTCGTGCCTGCCGCACATCGTGGACGCGGCCGCCGCGCGCGGTATGAGGGTCGTGCTGAACCCCTCGCCGTACAACGAGGCGCTGGAGGCCGTCGACATGTCGAAGGTCTCTCTCTTCCTGCTGAACGAGGTCGAGGGCGCGCAGGTCGCCGGCGGCTCCGAGGACCCGGACGAGGTCCTGGCGCGCCTGGGCGAGAAGTACCCGGACGCCGCGGTCGTGCTGACGCTCGGGTCCGAGGGCTCGCGCTACCAGCGGGGCGACGAGCGCTACGCGCAGGGCATCTACCACGTGGACGCGAAGGACACCACCGCCGCCGGCGACACGTTCACCGGCTACTTCGTGTGGGCCGTGAGCGAGGGCAGGCCCGTGCCCGAGGCGCTCGACATCGCCGCGAAGGCATCCGCCATCGCGGTGTCGCGCGCGGGCGCCGTGCCGTCCATCCCCACGATCGACGAGGTCATGGCGGCCAAGCTCTGACGCCCGCCTGCGGTCAGACCCACAGACCCTCCTAGCGCTCGCCCGGCTCCTCCCCCAACACGAGCCGGGCGAGCGTCTTTGCGACGCCGGACTCGAGGTTGGACCACTCGCACACGTGAGCGGCGGCCTCGCGCACGGACGGCTCGCCGTTTGGCATGGCATAGGACTCGTCCACGGCAAGCAGCATGTCGAGGTCGTTCGGACCGTCGCCAAACGCGACGGCCTCGCCGCGGCTGGCGCCAAAGTGGTGGCACAGCACGTCGACCGCGTGGCTCTTGCTCACGCCGGCCGCCATGACCTCGCACAGGACGTCGTTGCTGCGCACCACGGTCAGCTCCGGGTAGCGCGCGCCGAGGGTGCTCTCGGCCGAAAGGATCGCGTCGGGTTCTCCCATTAGCAGGAACTTGTGGATGCCGCGCTTGCCGAACGTGCCCTTGAGGTCGCGGCTCTGGGTCGCGCGCGTCTGCACGAAGTACTCCTCCTGCAGCACGCGCGAATCGCGCGCGTCGTCCACGATCCACTTGTGGAAGCCGTACGTGCCTGCCACCACGTTGGGCAGGTCACTCTCCAGATACGCCTTCACCTCGAGCGCGAGGTCGAGCGGGATGGTCTTGCTGTAGAGCTCGTCGCCCTTCTCGTCCAGCACGTACGCACCGGAAAACGCCGCGATCGGGCCGGTGATGCCCAGCGCCCTCTGCACGGAGTGGATGCCCTCCGGCGAGCGGCCCGACACCAGGCACAGGGGGATGCGCTGCGTGACGCGCCTGAGGGTGGGGCCGTCCGCGGGAAGCGCGTGGTGGTTCGTGTCAACGATGGTTCCGTCCACGTCGCTGAACGCGATGCGAATGCTCATGGGTGCTCCTTCTGCCGGGTGTGTGTGGTCTCAGCGTCGCACGTTGCGGCTGCCTGGCGGGCGAGCTTTCGCATTTGGTCCAAATGTATGGTAGCTATGGTACATTTAGCACATGAACGCACTCGATGCCATATGCGCGACGCCGCTTGACAAGACGTCGGACGTACCCCTGTACCTGCAGCTCAAGCTCAGGCTCATGGGGCTCATCGCCACGCATGCCTTTGATGGGCAGACGCCGCTTCCCGCGGAGGCGGACATCTGCCGCGCGCTTGGCCTTTCGCGCTCGACGGTCAGGCGCTGCTTTCGCGACCTCGTGGACGAGGGCCGCGTCGTCCGGCGGCGCGGCAAGGGCACGTTCGTTGCCCGATACCAGCAGGGCCGTACCACCGATGTCGCGCTGAACTTCTCCGCGCGCATGGAGGCGCTGGGGAAGGCGCCGTCGTCGCGCATCCTCTCGCTGAGGCAGGTGCCGGGCACGGAAGTCCTCAGGCACCGGCTTCGCCTTGGCGAGAAGGACGGGGCGCTCTGGGAGGTGCGGCGCCTGCGCATCGCGGACGGCGTGCCGATGGAGATAAACACGGCGTACGTGCCGACGTCCGTGTGCCCGGCCCTCACGCGCGGGCGGCTGGAGCGGTCGCTGTACGCGTGCGTTGCGGAGGACGCGGGACTTCTGCCCACGTACGAGGACGCGTACCTCGAGGCCGTGGTGCTGGATGCCGCGGAGGCAGACGCGCTTGATCAGGTACGCGGTGCCCCCGGGATCCGCGTGGTGAGGACGACGTACGACGCGGACATGGTTCCGTTCGAGGTGGCCGTGCTCGTGCGTCGCGCGGACAAGAACCGCCTGCACCTGCGGCTGGGGCCGTCTGGCTCGGAGGTCATGCTGGACGTGACGTGAGGCCGCGTGGCGCGCTGGGCGAGAAACGCATGAATCGAGGTTGGGAGCGAATAATGAAGAACGAGAGGACCCGCGACGCGTGGGGGAAGATCAAGGGCTCGAAGCCAAGGCGGCAGGAGATGCGCGGCATGCGCTTTGGCCAGAAGGGCATCGGGCCGAACAAGGCCTCGGGCCACAAGGGCGGCATGGGCAGGCAGGGGTCGCGGCGCGGGTAGCGCGAAGCGCGCGGCACCGAACGGCCGACCCTGCGATTTCCAGTTCCGGACCCGACGAGGGGCCGCGGCCTGACGCGCGCGGCGAAAGGGGCCTCCCGGCACCGTCTGGTGCGGGAGGCTCCTTTCGCGTGTTGCGATGTGGCGGCCCCTGGAGCAGGCCGCGTCACGTGCCCGCGTTACATGTGGTCGTGGCAGGTGCGCGCGATTACGTCGAGCTGCTGCTCGCGGGTGAGGTCGATGAACTTGACCGCATAGCCTGAGACGCGGATCGTGAAGTTGGCGTATTCGGGCTTCTCGGGGTGCTCCATCGCGTCCTTCAGCTTGTCGACGCCGAAGACGTTCACGTTCAGGTGGTGGGCACCGGCGGCGAAGTAGCCGTCCATCACGTTCACGAGGTTCGCCTTGCGCTGCTCCAGGTCGTTGCCGAGCGCGCTTGGGTTGATGGTCTGCGTGTTGCTGATGCCGTCGAGCGCATACTCGTACGGGAGCTTGGCCACGGAGTTGAGGCTGGCGAGAAGGCCGTTCTTCTCCGCGCCGTACGCGGGGTTCGCGCCGGGCGCAAACGGCTTGAAGGCCTCGCGACCGTCGGGCAGGGCGCCCGTGGCCTTGCCATAGACCACGTTCGACGTGATGGTCAGGATCGAGGTGGTCGGCTCGGAGTTGCGGTAGGTGTGGTGCTTCTTGATCTTGCCCATGAAGGTCTTGAGCAGCCACACCGCGATGTCGTCCGCGCGGTCGTCGTCGTTGCCGTAGCGGGGGAAGTCGCCCTCGATTGCGTAGTCGGTCACGAGGCCGTCCTCGTTGCGGATGCACCTGACCTTTGCGTACTTGATGGCGGACAGCGAGTCCACCACGTGGCTGAAGCCGGCGATGCCCGTGGCGAAGGTGCGGCGGACGTCGGTGTCGATGAGCGCCATCTCCGCGGCCTCGTAGTAGTACTTGTCGTGCATGTACTGGATGAGGTTCAGGATGTTGACGTACAGGCCGGAGAGCCAGTCCATCATGAGGTCGAACTTGTGCATGACCTCGTCGTAGTCGAGGTACTCGCTCGTGATCGGCGCGAGCTCCGGGCCGACCTGCATGTTCTTGCCGGTCTTCTTGTCCAGGAACTTCTCGTCCTTGCCGCCGTTGATGGCGTAGAGCAGGCACTTCGCCAGGTTGGCGCGCGCTCCGAAGAACTGCATCTCCTTGCCGGTCTGGGTCGCGGAGACGCAGCAGCAGATGCTGTAGTCGTCACCCCAGACGGGACGCATCACGTCGTCGTTTTCGTACTGGACGGAGGAGGTGTTGATGGAGACCTTCGCGGCGTAGCGGCGGAAGTTGAGGGGAAGGCGCTTGCTGTAGAGCACGGTGAGATTGGGCTCCGGCGCGGGTCCCATGTTCTCGAGCGTGTGCAGGAAGCGGTAGTCGTTCTTCGTGACCATATGACGGCCATCCTGGCCGAGACCGGCCATCTCGAGCGTCGCCCAGACGGGGTCGCCGGAGAAGAGCTCGTTGTAGCTGGGGATGCGCGCGAACTTGACCATGCGGAACTTGAGGACCATGTGGTCGACGAGCTCCTGGGCCTCGGACTCCGTCAGGGTTCCCGCAGCGAGGTCGCGCTCGATGTATATGTCCAGGAAGGTCGCGATGCGGCCGACGGACATGGCCGCGCCGTTCTGGGTCTTGATGGCTGCGAGGTAGCCGAAGTACAGCCACTGGAACGCCTCGTGTGCGTTGGTGGCGGGCTTCGAGATGTCGAAGCCGTAGGTGGCGGCCATGTCCTTGATGCCCCTGAGGGAGCGAATCTGCTCGGCGATCTCCTCGCGCAGGCGGATGACGTCGTCGGTCATGGTGCCGTCGCCGCAGTTCAGGAGGTCCTCCTGCTTCTTGGCGATCAGGAAGTCGATGCCGTACAGGGCGACGCGGCGGTAGTCGCCGACGATGCGGCCGCGGCCATAGGTGTCGGGCAGGCCGGTCACGATGTGGGAGTGGCGGGCGGCGCGCATCTCGGGGGTGTACGCGTCGAACACGGCCTGGTTGTGGGTCTTGTGGTACTCATTGAAGATCTTGTCGTACTTCGGGTCGATCTTGTAGCCGTAGCTCTCGGCGGCCTGCTGCGCCATCTTGATGCCGCCGTACGGCATGAACGCGCGCTTGAGGGGCTTGTCGGTCTGAAGGCCCACGACCTTCTCGAGGTCCTTCAGCTCGGGGTCGATGTAGCCCGGACCATATGCGGTGAGGCCGCTCACGACCTCGGTCTCGCAGTCGAGGACGCCGCCGTTCGCGCGCTCCTGCGCCTGAAGCTCCTGGACCTTGCCCCAGAGCCTGTCCGTGGCCTCGGTGGGGCCGGCGAGGA
This sequence is a window from Parafannyhessea umbonata. Protein-coding genes within it:
- a CDS encoding HAD-IIB family hydrolase, with product MSIRIAFSDVDGTIVDTNHHALPADGPTLRRVTQRIPLCLVSGRSPEGIHSVQRALGITGPIAAFSGAYVLDEKGDELYSKTIPLDLALEVKAYLESDLPNVVAGTYGFHKWIVDDARDSRVLQEEYFVQTRATQSRDLKGTFGKRGIHKFLLMGEPDAILSAESTLGARYPELTVVRSNDVLCEVMAAGVSKSHAVDVLCHHFGASRGEAVAFGDGPNDLDMLLAVDESYAMPNGEPSVREAAAHVCEWSNLESGVAKTLARLVLGEEPGER
- the rbsD gene encoding D-ribose pyranase: MKKSGIINAQLAGLLAGLGHKDTYMIADAGMPIPRGVEIVDLAVVGGVPTFRQVMDAIADECVFEHYTLAEEIKEANPELHAYVQEKLEGVEHDYVPHVELKRMEASCKFVIRTGEFSPYPNVLLTAACAF
- a CDS encoding ribokinase; translated protein: MRILDFGSLNIDYVYQVDHMVRPGETLAAGRRDVYPGGKGLNQAVACARAGAKVWQAGLVGPEGGLLLDVCREAGVNTDFVRTVDVASGHTVIQVDRGGQNCILLYGGANQRIDEAYADEVLSHFSAGDYVILQNEISCLPHIVDAAAARGMRVVLNPSPYNEALEAVDMSKVSLFLLNEVEGAQVAGGSEDPDEVLARLGEKYPDAAVVLTLGSEGSRYQRGDERYAQGIYHVDAKDTTAAGDTFTGYFVWAVSEGRPVPEALDIAAKASAIAVSRAGAVPSIPTIDEVMAAKL
- the pflB gene encoding formate C-acetyltransferase translates to MQLREEWNGFAAGHWTSDVNVRDFIQQNYTPYDGDESFLAGPTEATDRLWGKVQELQAQERANGGVLDCETEVVSGLTAYGPGYIDPELKDLEKVVGLQTDKPLKRAFMPYGGIKMAQQAAESYGYKIDPKYDKIFNEYHKTHNQAVFDAYTPEMRAARHSHIVTGLPDTYGRGRIVGDYRRVALYGIDFLIAKKQEDLLNCGDGTMTDDVIRLREEIAEQIRSLRGIKDMAATYGFDISKPATNAHEAFQWLYFGYLAAIKTQNGAAMSVGRIATFLDIYIERDLAAGTLTESEAQELVDHMVLKFRMVKFARIPSYNELFSGDPVWATLEMAGLGQDGRHMVTKNDYRFLHTLENMGPAPEPNLTVLYSKRLPLNFRRYAAKVSINTSSVQYENDDVMRPVWGDDYSICCCVSATQTGKEMQFFGARANLAKCLLYAINGGKDEKFLDKKTGKNMQVGPELAPITSEYLDYDEVMHKFDLMMDWLSGLYVNILNLIQYMHDKYYYEAAEMALIDTDVRRTFATGIAGFSHVVDSLSAIKYAKVRCIRNEDGLVTDYAIEGDFPRYGNDDDRADDIAVWLLKTFMGKIKKHHTYRNSEPTTSILTITSNVVYGKATGALPDGREAFKPFAPGANPAYGAEKNGLLASLNSVAKLPYEYALDGISNTQTINPSALGNDLEQRKANLVNVMDGYFAAGAHHLNVNVFGVDKLKDAMEHPEKPEYANFTIRVSGYAVKFIDLTREQQLDVIARTCHDHM
- a CDS encoding GntR family transcriptional regulator yields the protein MNALDAICATPLDKTSDVPLYLQLKLRLMGLIATHAFDGQTPLPAEADICRALGLSRSTVRRCFRDLVDEGRVVRRRGKGTFVARYQQGRTTDVALNFSARMEALGKAPSSRILSLRQVPGTEVLRHRLRLGEKDGALWEVRRLRIADGVPMEINTAYVPTSVCPALTRGRLERSLYACVAEDAGLLPTYEDAYLEAVVLDAAEADALDQVRGAPGIRVVRTTYDADMVPFEVAVLVRRADKNRLHLRLGPSGSEVMLDVT
- a CDS encoding sugar ABC transporter ATP-binding protein, whose amino-acid sequence is MAGYSCPDNVFLHAEKISKIYPGTKALDEVSFDLLKGKVNVLIGENGAGKSTLMKMIAGIEQPSSGTMYIGDQEVHFKDTTEARKHGIGIIHQELSLFPNLNIYQNIFMNKELKKGASLDNAKHVERANKVLAKLEHPMDPNTIVGTLRVGQQQMVEIARNLVDDDLKVLIMDEPTSSLSQQEVQVLFKIMRELTSEGLSIVYISHRLEEIMEIGDHVTILRDGKYVDDADVKDISVSWIVSKMTGGEKNYPKRDRTVDWARQPKVLEVKDLCLPKPGGGYLVDHVSFDLKKGEVLGIYGLLGAGRSEIFECIMGLHPEHTGEVDIEGKPVQIKSVSQMIDMGVSLIPEDRQGSGLVQTLDIEKNASLAALKRYKRGPFIDSALEDKKVDEEIEDIHIKVADKHLPILSLSGGNQQKVVIAKGLLTEPKIFLMDEPSRGIDVGAKTEVFEIINKYAQQGLSIIVISSELEEIMAISDRIIVLSNGKKTGEFVGDDITKDALVMASYKGHHTETKQQEGK
- a CDS encoding ABC transporter permease; the encoded protein is MAADTKKGSGGNNQLLMTLLKGRTLIVLAILFVFFSFAAPNFFNVDSLLSVAKHVALYGILAIGMTYVIITGGIDLSVGAVVGFCGMLAGGFLQEGLTLPMFGVTIYMSVPVVVLVTLAIGVLLGVVNGLIITKLGVTPFIATLGTMYVWRGFANIRSNGATFNDIAGKAGLGNMGFSFFSSSIFGIVPMGVVILVIFAVIAGLVLNKTAFGWHVLAIGGNTNAARLSGIKVDKSLIIVYAISGLCSAMVGIITTSQLMAAHPATGNSWEMNAIAASVLGGTSMAGGVGTIIGTIEGAFVIGVINDGMTMMGVTEFWQQVIRGLVIIVAVVIDQVQRNIQARMALQARNESKNEEKAAATA
- a CDS encoding FGGY-family carbohydrate kinase, translating into MSKYVLGIDQSTQGTKAILFDEKGALLARADRPHRQIVNDLGWVEHDPEEIYGNVVATVADVVAKAGVDKGDIACVGISNQRETSLAWGADGTPCHNAIVWQDARAKDVCERVAAAGMADAVRERSGTRLSPYFPAAKLAWICENVDGVASGLRRGGLRLGTVDAYLVYRLTHGKSYKTDYSNASRTELFDIHTLTWDEELCDAFGIPVAALPEVCDSDALFGVTDFEGYLDAPIPIHAVMGDSHGALFGQGCLRPGMVKATYGTGSSVMMNVGESPVTSDSGLVSSLAWKLGGKVSYVLEGNINYTGAVVTWLKDDVGLVKSVGETEELARAASESDQSYLVPAFSGLGAPYWDSAAVGVLYGMTRTTHRAEIVRAALDSIGYQITDVLRAMERDSDVSLGELRVDGGPTHNGYLMQFQSDIARVPVAVSPTEELSGMGTAYAAGCGMGIYDADQLFDGVERRVFRPERDEAWSRRKYDGWRRAVSKALSETKERS